The Nitrospiraceae bacterium genome has a window encoding:
- the purE gene encoding 5-(carboxyamino)imidazole ribonucleotide mutase, with the protein MAKTNKTPKSIVGVLGGSKSDFPVLEKAVALLNELGIPNELLVVSAHRTPDRLFAYAEQAPERGIQVIIAGAGGAAHLPGMLAAKTHVPVIGVPIPTEQLRGLDSLLSIVQMPRGIPVATVAIGGAENAALLAAQILSLASPEIRQRFKRYRANQTQSVLDSQDDGRLNPPFRSTASASTSRRP; encoded by the coding sequence ATGGCAAAAACCAACAAAACTCCCAAGTCCATCGTCGGTGTACTCGGCGGCAGCAAATCGGATTTCCCAGTCCTTGAAAAGGCAGTGGCACTGTTGAATGAACTTGGCATCCCCAACGAATTGTTGGTGGTATCGGCCCATCGCACCCCGGACCGTCTCTTTGCCTATGCCGAGCAGGCGCCGGAGCGGGGAATTCAGGTCATCATCGCCGGGGCTGGAGGCGCCGCGCACCTGCCGGGTATGCTGGCGGCTAAGACGCACGTACCGGTCATTGGTGTGCCCATTCCCACAGAACAGTTACGGGGCTTGGATTCGTTGCTGTCCATCGTGCAGATGCCACGTGGCATCCCCGTTGCGACGGTGGCGATCGGCGGGGCCGAAAATGCCGCGTTGCTGGCGGCGCAAATTCTTTCATTGGCGTCCCCCGAGATTCGCCAACGGTTCAAGCGATACCGGGCCAATCAGACCCAATCGGTCTTGGATTCGCAGGATGACGGCCGACTCAACCCGCCGTTTCGATCGACCGCTTCAGCCAGTACGAGCCGGCGCCCGTGA
- a CDS encoding HlyD family efflux transporter periplasmic adaptor subunit produces MQRIREGLKANIRSLVNRHTGLDEIAVDDLATSTKLQSWEAVQIPERLRFSSRLAIKLVALFILIVAFVPWTQTITVTGQLSAYTPFERPQDIEAQITGRIRKWHIFEGVRVKQGDIILELDDYDPNYMAPDLLNLLDQRKQALTDTHKAATSRADQLDRRIKEMQNLVKAAVPSAGARVLEAESKVREAHQKVEAARIAVTTAELNVDRHKQLAEQGLVSQRELELTIQSAIASKADLQGAQANLKAAEQGMKALSFGREQVNAEVLQRLLDAEAARDASIAEAARATDQLADVSLRLSNANQRRLASRIYAPIDGTVVKMSQAGAGETVRPGEKLLRISPTSTDKAIEMTADGLDAPLLNVGRKVKILFYGIPAIPLPAWPELMAGTYNGVIKVVDQVDDGKGNFRFWVVPDPDERPWPPQEHVRQGTKVMGWVVLNRVPLWYELWRRFNLFPPDYQERPPSLIDTLLPKAGRGAK; encoded by the coding sequence TTGCAACGCATCCGAGAGGGTCTGAAAGCCAACATCCGCTCCCTCGTCAACCGACATACCGGATTGGATGAGATTGCGGTTGACGATCTGGCCACCTCCACGAAACTCCAATCGTGGGAGGCGGTACAGATCCCCGAACGGCTGCGCTTTTCTTCGCGCCTGGCCATCAAGCTTGTCGCGCTGTTCATCCTGATCGTCGCCTTCGTCCCCTGGACCCAAACCATTACCGTCACCGGACAGCTTTCCGCCTACACCCCGTTCGAGCGGCCGCAGGACATCGAAGCCCAGATCACCGGCCGCATCAGGAAGTGGCATATTTTCGAAGGCGTGCGCGTCAAACAGGGCGATATCATCCTCGAACTCGACGACTACGATCCCAACTACATGGCCCCCGACCTCCTGAACTTGCTCGATCAGCGCAAACAGGCGCTGACGGACACTCACAAGGCAGCGACGAGTCGTGCCGACCAACTCGACCGACGCATCAAGGAAATGCAGAATCTCGTGAAGGCTGCCGTACCCTCGGCCGGCGCGCGCGTGCTGGAGGCGGAAAGTAAGGTTCGCGAGGCCCACCAGAAGGTCGAGGCGGCGAGAATTGCCGTCACCACCGCTGAGCTCAACGTCGACCGCCACAAACAGTTGGCCGAGCAGGGGCTGGTGTCCCAGCGGGAGCTCGAACTGACCATCCAGTCCGCGATCGCCAGCAAGGCTGATCTGCAGGGAGCGCAGGCCAACTTGAAAGCGGCCGAGCAGGGCATGAAGGCCTTGAGCTTCGGCCGGGAACAGGTCAACGCCGAAGTCTTGCAGCGGCTGCTGGACGCCGAGGCGGCGAGAGACGCATCGATCGCCGAGGCAGCCAGGGCGACCGACCAGTTGGCCGACGTCTCCTTACGGCTTTCGAACGCCAACCAACGCCGGCTGGCCAGCCGCATCTATGCGCCGATCGACGGCACAGTCGTGAAAATGTCGCAAGCCGGCGCGGGGGAAACCGTACGGCCGGGTGAAAAACTGTTGCGCATTTCTCCGACGAGCACCGACAAGGCCATCGAGATGACGGCCGATGGATTGGATGCTCCGCTGTTGAACGTCGGACGGAAGGTCAAGATCCTGTTCTACGGCATTCCGGCCATCCCGCTTCCCGCCTGGCCCGAACTGATGGCCGGCACCTACAACGGGGTCATCAAGGTGGTCGACCAAGTCGACGACGGCAAAGGCAACTTCCGCTTCTGGGTCGTACCGGATCCCGACGAGCGCCCCTGGCCGCCGCAGGAACATGTGCGCCAGGGCACGAAGGTGATGGGTTGGGTCGTCCTCAACCGTGTCCCGCTTTGGTATGAGCTGTGGCGCCGATTCAACCTCTTCCCGCCCGACTATCAGGAGCGCCCGCCGAGCCTGATCGATACCCTCCTGCCCAAGGCTGGGCGAGGGGCGAAATAG
- the speB gene encoding agmatinase — MAIPAGWLGLNDNFLGIDEPWCHPDQAGVYVLPAPYEHTSSYILGSDHGPSAIIEASQQVELYDETLRCEPYREWGGVATARTLDLKGRVDGAAVQAIQDFVQPHVGKGKFLVTLTGEHTGALGAIRAHAKAYPGMCVLQIDAHGDLRHAYQDNPFSHASVMARVVQDGLPLVQVGIRSISPEEIELIEKTPRIKTFFAASILDPSGPYEGRAARWIPEVVAACSGPVYLTFDCDGLDAAIMPALGTPEPGGLGWYDTLALITALANGPGIVGLDISEIAPIEGMVAPQFGMARLIYRMLGRIRAGRRVH, encoded by the coding sequence ATGGCGATCCCGGCAGGCTGGCTCGGGCTCAACGATAATTTTCTTGGGATCGATGAGCCCTGGTGCCATCCGGACCAGGCAGGCGTCTATGTTCTTCCCGCGCCGTACGAGCATACCTCGAGCTACATCCTCGGTTCCGATCACGGTCCGTCCGCGATCATCGAAGCCTCCCAACAGGTCGAGCTCTACGACGAAACATTGCGATGCGAACCCTACCGTGAGTGGGGCGGGGTCGCGACGGCGCGAACTCTCGATCTGAAGGGCCGTGTCGACGGAGCCGCAGTGCAGGCGATTCAGGATTTCGTCCAGCCCCATGTCGGGAAGGGCAAGTTCCTGGTGACCTTGACCGGTGAGCACACGGGCGCATTGGGGGCGATCCGCGCCCATGCGAAGGCATATCCTGGGATGTGTGTGTTGCAGATCGACGCGCACGGCGACCTGCGCCACGCGTATCAAGACAATCCCTTCAGCCACGCGAGCGTGATGGCCCGAGTGGTGCAGGACGGTTTGCCGCTCGTTCAGGTCGGGATTCGCTCGATCAGCCCTGAAGAAATCGAGTTGATCGAAAAGACTCCGCGCATCAAGACTTTTTTTGCCGCGTCGATCCTTGATCCCTCCGGTCCCTACGAAGGCCGCGCGGCCCGTTGGATTCCCGAAGTGGTAGCGGCCTGCAGCGGTCCCGTCTATCTCACGTTCGATTGCGACGGATTGGATGCCGCGATCATGCCCGCTTTAGGTACGCCCGAACCGGGTGGACTCGGCTGGTACGACACGCTGGCGTTGATTACGGCGCTCGCGAACGGTCCCGGCATCGTCGGGTTGGATATCAGCGAGATCGCTCCGATCGAAGGAATGGTGGCGCCGCAGTTCGGCATGGCGCGTCTGATCTATCGGATGTTGGGACGGATTCGCGCCGGCCGGCGCGTCCATTAG
- a CDS encoding 5-(carboxyamino)imidazole ribonucleotide synthase, translating to MTDPLLAPGATIGVLGGGQLGAMFAAAARRLGYRVAVWDPDADAPAHRLAECSITKPFADTAAAAEFARQVQAVTFEWENVPSDLCARLEQERPVRPSSSVLRIIQDRIEQKTFLQRQGLAVPRFSIITSPQQLGRDEALGLPLICKTARSGYDGKGQWMVTGTAELTQARAAMQEGAQPGMRWIAEELLRFEREVSVLVVRGVDGAIRTYPLVDNVHEAGILRRTTVPADVSSGVADHATDLAARAVTALKGIGVFCVELFVMADGRVLINEVAPRPHNSGHYTLDACTVSQFEQQVRVLCGLPLGEVRLLSPAVMINLIGSEIDAVSGKGNLFEVPGAAVHFYGKRTVRPRRKMGHVTFLADSTGEAAARADAFCAILR from the coding sequence GTGACCGATCCGCTCCTTGCACCAGGCGCGACCATTGGTGTTCTTGGCGGAGGCCAGCTCGGGGCCATGTTTGCCGCCGCCGCCCGTCGCCTGGGCTATCGGGTGGCGGTCTGGGACCCTGATGCCGATGCCCCGGCGCATCGACTGGCAGAATGCTCGATTACGAAGCCCTTTGCGGATACCGCGGCGGCCGCCGAGTTTGCGCGGCAGGTCCAGGCCGTGACCTTCGAATGGGAAAATGTCCCCAGCGACCTCTGTGCGAGGCTGGAGCAGGAGCGGCCGGTCAGGCCATCCAGTTCGGTGCTTCGGATCATCCAAGATCGCATTGAACAAAAGACCTTCCTGCAGCGGCAGGGCCTGGCGGTCCCGCGGTTTTCTATCATTACGAGTCCACAGCAATTGGGCCGTGACGAGGCGCTTGGTCTGCCGTTGATCTGCAAGACCGCCCGCTCCGGGTATGACGGGAAAGGGCAGTGGATGGTCACGGGAACAGCCGAGCTAACGCAGGCGCGGGCGGCCATGCAAGAAGGCGCGCAACCGGGTATGCGATGGATTGCGGAAGAACTGCTGCGGTTCGAACGGGAGGTTTCGGTCTTGGTCGTGCGGGGGGTGGACGGCGCGATCCGCACCTATCCGCTCGTGGACAATGTGCATGAAGCCGGAATTCTGAGACGGACTACGGTACCGGCTGACGTTTCCTCAGGCGTTGCCGATCACGCGACGGACTTAGCGGCTCGTGCGGTGACGGCGTTGAAGGGTATAGGGGTGTTCTGTGTCGAGTTGTTCGTGATGGCGGACGGCCGTGTGTTGATCAACGAGGTGGCGCCGCGTCCGCACAACTCAGGCCACTATACGCTCGATGCCTGCACCGTCTCGCAGTTCGAACAGCAGGTGCGCGTCCTTTGTGGCCTGCCTCTTGGTGAAGTTCGCTTATTGAGCCCCGCAGTGATGATCAACTTGATCGGGTCAGAGATTGATGCCGTGAGCGGTAAGGGGAATCTCTTTGAGGTGCCGGGTGCCGCCGTGCATTTCTATGGAAAACGGACGGTTCGGCCGCGGCGGAAAATGGGCCATGTGACCTTCCTGGCTGACTCCACCGGCGAGGCAGCTGCCAGGGCCGATGCCTTCTGCGCTATCCTCCGCTAA
- a CDS encoding TolC family protein has protein sequence MTRPVLVFVLIAAATLLPRLSFAAEEPSKGRPLPPIPLSLDEVLAWIDRAHPLLKGAGTDKVAARGKMLKALGAFEPTFINDTEVERFVSKTDPGKGTQTVGFNDTLVEARHPWGFRGSAGFRQAIGDAVIPDLSLGHNRQVLVGGFVPLLKGLMVNPENAELQRSEYADPRADVKISQTRQDLFLAAASQFWDWVSTAKFVDIQRRALSVAEERLRQVEGRAKAGAVAPLDVVEAGQEVQRRREVAIAAQRALEQEQYKLSMFLWDNQAPTIPPLERAPDFPPPAPTPAMDMVQAHKLQAKTDRPEIREVDIEAKLNNIDLELAKNNLLPSLDAEAAPARAPEKFVLGLGYRFGLELKMPILQRKSRGEVLEAQAQADRLVLVQRYREQQVAVDVDNALSAIERAKERVAAATESLRMAKTLEEGERFRFSLGATSVLFVNLRERNSVDSENQLVRAKADYQKALALYQWATGSWARSTPSAVPVNYRIGANLSK, from the coding sequence ATGACACGTCCGGTCTTGGTCTTTGTGCTGATTGCGGCGGCCACCTTGCTGCCGCGCCTGAGCTTCGCGGCGGAGGAACCGAGCAAGGGACGACCGTTACCCCCGATTCCGCTTTCGCTCGATGAAGTGTTGGCATGGATCGACCGGGCTCATCCCCTGCTCAAGGGCGCGGGAACGGACAAAGTCGCCGCCCGAGGAAAAATGTTGAAGGCCCTGGGCGCGTTCGAACCGACCTTCATCAACGACACGGAAGTCGAGCGATTCGTTTCCAAGACCGATCCCGGCAAAGGCACGCAGACCGTCGGCTTCAACGATACGCTGGTGGAAGCCCGCCATCCCTGGGGCTTTAGAGGCAGCGCCGGGTTTCGTCAGGCCATCGGCGACGCCGTCATCCCGGACTTGTCGCTCGGCCACAATCGGCAGGTGCTGGTCGGCGGCTTCGTCCCACTCTTGAAGGGCCTGATGGTCAACCCGGAAAACGCCGAACTGCAGCGCTCCGAGTATGCAGATCCGCGAGCGGATGTAAAAATCTCTCAGACCCGGCAGGACCTCTTTCTAGCGGCAGCCAGTCAGTTCTGGGATTGGGTCTCGACGGCCAAGTTCGTGGACATTCAGCGCCGCGCCCTGTCCGTCGCGGAAGAGCGCCTGCGACAGGTGGAAGGGCGGGCCAAGGCCGGGGCGGTCGCCCCGTTGGACGTTGTCGAAGCAGGCCAAGAGGTCCAGCGCCGCCGGGAAGTGGCGATTGCCGCCCAACGCGCGCTGGAGCAAGAGCAGTACAAGCTCTCGATGTTCCTGTGGGACAACCAGGCCCCGACGATTCCGCCGTTGGAACGGGCCCCGGACTTCCCCCCGCCCGCACCGACGCCGGCCATGGACATGGTTCAGGCACACAAACTCCAAGCCAAGACGGATCGCCCTGAGATTCGTGAAGTCGACATTGAAGCCAAACTGAACAACATCGACCTCGAGCTGGCCAAGAACAACCTCCTGCCGAGTCTCGACGCGGAGGCCGCCCCGGCCCGTGCCCCGGAAAAGTTCGTGCTGGGTCTCGGCTATCGGTTCGGCCTGGAACTGAAGATGCCGATCCTGCAGCGCAAGAGCCGCGGCGAGGTCCTGGAAGCACAGGCCCAGGCCGACCGATTGGTGCTCGTCCAGCGGTACCGGGAGCAGCAGGTCGCCGTCGATGTGGACAATGCGCTCTCCGCGATCGAGCGGGCCAAGGAGCGAGTCGCCGCCGCCACCGAATCCCTCCGCATGGCCAAAACGCTCGAGGAGGGCGAACGGTTCCGATTCAGCCTGGGCGCCACAAGCGTGCTCTTCGTCAATCTCCGTGAGCGGAATTCGGTGGACTCGGAAAACCAACTCGTCAGAGCCAAGGCGGATTACCAGAAGGCCTTGGCCCTGTACCAGTGGGCGACGGGGTCCTGGGCCAGGAGCACGCCGAGCGCGGTGCCGGTGAATTATCGGATCGGAGCGAACCTTTCCAAATAG
- a CDS encoding pseudouridine synthase, whose translation MRINKFFTEQGLCSRREADRLIEEGRITINGLVAKLGDQVSEGDVVARDGVVIARDNEAVYIKYHKPAGVTTTSEPDVRRNIIAEINHPARIFPIGRLDKDSTGLILLTNDGNIVNEILRVEHGHEREYRVEVDREFDQAFLDRMAAGVMILGVMTRPCTVTRLATRTFRIILTEGRNRQIRRMTQALGYRVVALHRVRIMHITIDGLKVGQWKYLTQAERADLFRAIGRTTTEGT comes from the coding sequence ATGCGTATCAACAAATTCTTCACCGAACAGGGGCTGTGTTCACGGCGCGAGGCGGATCGCCTGATCGAGGAAGGCCGGATCACGATCAACGGCCTCGTTGCCAAATTGGGTGATCAGGTCTCCGAGGGAGACGTGGTGGCACGCGATGGTGTGGTGATCGCGCGCGACAACGAGGCGGTCTACATCAAGTATCACAAGCCGGCCGGCGTCACGACGACGAGCGAGCCGGACGTGCGGCGTAACATCATCGCCGAGATCAACCACCCCGCGAGAATTTTTCCCATCGGCCGCCTGGACAAAGATTCTACGGGTCTGATTCTGCTCACGAACGACGGGAACATCGTCAACGAGATTCTGCGCGTGGAACACGGGCATGAGCGCGAGTATCGAGTGGAGGTGGATCGAGAATTCGACCAGGCGTTTCTCGACCGCATGGCGGCCGGGGTGATGATTCTCGGCGTGATGACGAGGCCCTGCACGGTGACCAGGTTGGCCACGCGCACGTTTCGGATCATCCTGACCGAGGGCCGCAACCGCCAGATCAGGCGCATGACACAGGCCTTGGGCTACCGGGTGGTCGCACTCCATCGCGTCCGCATCATGCACATCACGATCGACGGACTGAAGGTGGGGCAGTGGAAATACCTGACGCAGGCTGAGCGAGCGGACCTGTTCCGCGCAATCGGGCGGACGACCACCGAGGGGACTTGA
- a CDS encoding ATP-binding cassette domain-containing protein produces MAQQQSSGTGNLFQAVLSHLGLLFSLERRILGLVFSYSIAIGLFSLIVPLTVQELVNTFAFSLQPVTIVTLAVIMVIGLLFVGALRALQYFAVEVLERRIFARVAIAMTNQLPRFRFQGFKPRYANYFFETILMQRAISVLLVDLINVIVGGAVGMTILVFYHPYFLLFNAILLVGFNVVFFLMSHGGLKADMDLSHAKYDTLHWLQEISYNLLHFKSTDSQALLIKKTDDLVDHYVDVRRRRFTILIRQYLSSLGWQALAHSGLIATAGWLLSIGQLTIGQFVAAEVVVSGILLSFDGVVKRMGHIYYFLTAMGELNFLFSLPKDQDTATLSIPLPDPTVHGIRVTCKDLSFASEPAHPIFQGFSLEVTPGEKVGIYAGTTVAKTALARVLSGLESPTSGVIRYNGVDLRHLNLDTVNRFRGFVLDSQLSLFEGTIEENIVLGRNYVPYSDVRWALRFTELEEEIDALPQGLKTHVRAPGKVFAPTHILRILVARAILARPQLLIFDGILHNMQPALREAILRRLCSKDEPWSVIFVSNDPNLTPHIDRRIILD; encoded by the coding sequence ATGGCCCAGCAGCAGTCGAGCGGTACCGGCAATTTGTTTCAGGCCGTGCTCAGCCACCTTGGCTTGCTGTTCAGCCTCGAACGCCGCATCCTTGGTCTGGTTTTTTCGTACTCCATTGCCATCGGGCTCTTCTCCCTGATCGTTCCGTTGACGGTCCAGGAGTTGGTCAACACCTTCGCTTTCTCGCTGCAACCCGTCACCATCGTGACGTTGGCGGTCATCATGGTCATCGGCCTGCTGTTCGTCGGCGCCCTCCGCGCCCTGCAATATTTTGCCGTGGAGGTGCTGGAGCGGCGGATCTTCGCGCGGGTCGCCATTGCCATGACCAATCAGTTGCCGCGCTTCCGGTTCCAAGGCTTCAAGCCGCGCTACGCCAACTACTTCTTTGAAACCATCCTCATGCAGCGGGCCATTTCGGTCCTGCTGGTCGACTTGATCAACGTGATCGTCGGTGGCGCCGTCGGCATGACGATCCTGGTGTTCTATCACCCCTATTTCCTGCTGTTTAACGCCATTCTGCTCGTCGGCTTCAACGTGGTGTTCTTCCTCATGAGCCACGGCGGACTCAAGGCCGATATGGATCTCTCGCACGCCAAGTACGACACGCTGCACTGGCTCCAGGAAATCTCCTACAACCTCCTGCACTTCAAGTCGACCGACAGCCAGGCGTTGCTCATCAAGAAGACCGACGACCTCGTGGACCACTACGTGGACGTGCGCCGGAGGCGCTTCACGATCCTGATCCGGCAATACCTAAGCTCCCTTGGGTGGCAGGCATTGGCCCACAGCGGCCTCATCGCCACAGCCGGCTGGCTTCTGAGTATCGGGCAGCTGACGATCGGCCAGTTCGTCGCTGCCGAAGTCGTCGTGAGCGGCATCCTGTTGAGTTTCGACGGCGTCGTCAAACGCATGGGGCACATCTACTACTTCCTCACGGCGATGGGAGAACTGAACTTTCTCTTCTCGCTGCCGAAGGATCAAGACACGGCGACTCTATCGATTCCGCTACCGGACCCTACGGTGCATGGTATTCGGGTCACCTGCAAGGACCTGAGCTTTGCCTCGGAGCCGGCCCACCCGATCTTTCAGGGATTCAGCTTGGAGGTCACACCGGGCGAGAAAGTGGGGATCTATGCCGGCACAACCGTAGCCAAGACCGCGCTGGCGCGAGTCCTCTCCGGATTGGAATCGCCGACATCCGGAGTCATCCGCTATAACGGCGTCGACCTCCGCCACCTCAACCTCGATACCGTGAACCGGTTCAGGGGGTTCGTGCTGGATTCCCAGTTGTCATTGTTCGAAGGGACCATCGAAGAGAACATCGTGCTCGGCCGCAACTACGTCCCCTACAGCGATGTACGGTGGGCACTGCGGTTCACGGAACTGGAAGAAGAGATCGATGCCCTGCCGCAGGGACTCAAGACCCATGTACGGGCGCCGGGGAAGGTCTTCGCCCCGACCCATATTCTACGCATCCTGGTCGCCCGGGCGATCCTGGCGCGCCCGCAACTGCTGATCTTTGACGGCATCCTCCACAACATGCAGCCGGCGTTGAGGGAGGCGATTCTTCGGCGGCTCTGCAGCAAGGATGAGCCCTGGTCCGTGATCTTCGTGTCGAACGATCCGAATTTAACGCCTCACATCGACCGCCGTATCATCCTCGACTGA
- a CDS encoding ABC transporter ATP-binding protein gives MNDSTDSTNAPASIWTILARLNLLVELERRILLIIASYAVTIALFALIIPLTVQELVNTFAFAIQPVMIVTLVAIMLGALLFMGAFRVLQARAVEILVQRLYTRLALAFTEALPRVQEDAFAPHHTNFFQEAEFLPRALVAMLTDLINILVSGTVGMGILVMYHPYFLGYNVLVVTGLAFLLSFFGRGGLGITQRVSNLHYEIFRWLQDVGHNRLHFKATESLPLLLKKTDRLTKAYVQARKMRSDILTGNQYKSSVIFQAFAHSGMIGLGAFLLSVGDITLGQFVAAEVIVGTLLLNLDILSRRLYALLYVFTSLEELSRLFELPQDADSVPLDVSLPDPSLYGVRLTAKDLSFQQGSVRVFEHFDLEVTPGEKISVLSKTSISKSTLALVLAGLYRPASGVVRYNDVDLRDVSLSYINRCRGLMLDSLPVLFEGTLEENISLHRPNVTFDDLGWALRFVELEDEVDALPQGLETPVQPNGANFTRSQILRILLARTIVTRPQLLIFDGSLHNVEPATRMTLLRRLCSKEEPWSVVFVSNDPDMAPLVDRRVVLE, from the coding sequence GTGAACGATTCCACCGACTCGACCAACGCTCCCGCGTCCATCTGGACCATCCTCGCGCGTCTGAACCTCCTCGTCGAGCTGGAGCGACGCATCCTGCTCATCATCGCGTCGTACGCCGTCACCATCGCCCTCTTCGCGCTGATCATCCCGCTGACTGTCCAGGAACTGGTCAATACCTTCGCCTTTGCCATTCAGCCCGTGATGATCGTCACGCTCGTCGCGATCATGCTGGGCGCCCTGCTGTTCATGGGGGCTTTCCGGGTGCTGCAGGCCCGGGCAGTCGAGATCCTCGTTCAACGGCTGTACACACGCCTGGCGCTGGCGTTCACCGAGGCGCTCCCGCGCGTGCAGGAGGATGCCTTCGCCCCCCATCACACCAATTTTTTCCAGGAGGCGGAGTTCCTGCCTCGCGCGCTGGTCGCGATGCTGACGGACCTCATCAATATTCTGGTCTCAGGCACGGTGGGCATGGGCATCCTGGTCATGTACCACCCCTATTTCCTCGGCTACAACGTGCTGGTCGTGACGGGCTTGGCGTTCCTTCTTTCCTTCTTCGGACGGGGCGGTTTGGGCATCACGCAGAGGGTCTCCAATCTTCACTACGAGATCTTTCGCTGGCTGCAGGACGTCGGCCACAACCGATTGCACTTCAAGGCGACGGAAAGCCTCCCCCTCTTGCTCAAGAAGACAGATCGCCTGACGAAAGCCTACGTCCAAGCCAGAAAAATGCGAAGCGACATCCTGACGGGCAATCAGTATAAGAGCTCCGTCATTTTCCAAGCTTTCGCGCACAGCGGCATGATCGGGCTCGGCGCGTTTCTGCTCTCGGTCGGCGACATCACGCTCGGCCAGTTCGTTGCGGCGGAAGTCATCGTCGGTACGCTCCTGCTGAATCTCGACATCCTCTCCCGCCGGCTCTATGCGCTGCTGTATGTGTTCACCTCGCTTGAGGAACTTTCCCGTCTGTTCGAATTGCCCCAAGACGCCGATTCGGTGCCGCTGGACGTCTCGCTGCCGGACCCCTCGCTCTATGGCGTCCGTCTCACGGCCAAAGACCTGTCGTTTCAGCAGGGCTCGGTCCGGGTGTTCGAGCATTTCGACCTGGAGGTCACGCCCGGCGAGAAAATCAGCGTGCTCTCCAAAACCAGCATCAGCAAGAGCACGCTCGCCCTCGTGTTAGCCGGACTGTATCGTCCGGCTTCCGGCGTCGTCCGCTACAACGACGTGGACTTGCGGGACGTCTCGCTCTCCTACATCAACCGTTGCCGAGGCTTGATGCTCGACTCCTTGCCGGTCCTCTTCGAAGGCACGCTGGAAGAGAACATCTCGTTGCATCGCCCCAACGTCACCTTCGACGATCTCGGATGGGCCCTGCGCTTCGTAGAACTGGAAGACGAGGTAGACGCCCTGCCCCAAGGCCTCGAAACCCCCGTACAACCCAACGGCGCTAACTTTACCCGCAGTCAGATCCTGCGAATCCTGCTGGCCCGCACCATCGTCACGAGACCGCAGTTGTTGATCTTCGACGGGAGCCTCCACAACGTCGAACCCGCCACCCGTATGACCCTGCTCCGCCGGCTCTGCTCCAAAGAAGAGCCCTGGTCGGTCGTGTTCGTCTCCAATGACCCGGATATGGCCCCGCTGGTCGACCGGCGGGTCGTGCTTGAGTAG
- a CDS encoding MCP four helix bundle domain-containing protein has protein sequence MSLLSRFRIPFPSTNQLIISLLIAGLGWLSGQALSQIDQDLRIMYTEYTLGAADLAHISADVMRYRNTIIRSLEADSRKDFERITDSLPTQRARIQHAVDRYAAAGLRVSRSGRSEEKDIQAVRESLDQYFSAASKTIQLLTMQWSASSPQEAADLRRKAELHAADNAGPKVMQVSLALDRLLETVAEVAKDMRDEGTKTIRSTSTWLVGGSFFIALLNLFLRRSRSESDSQDSLAAQARPTDRSDPPLPLSGEPPKHALRAE, from the coding sequence GTGTCCCTGCTGAGCCGCTTCCGGATTCCGTTTCCCTCGACGAACCAGCTGATCATCAGCCTCCTCATCGCCGGTTTGGGCTGGCTGAGCGGCCAGGCCTTGAGTCAGATCGATCAAGACCTGCGCATCATGTACACGGAATACACGCTCGGCGCGGCGGATCTCGCCCATATCTCGGCCGACGTGATGCGTTACCGCAACACGATCATCAGGTCGTTGGAAGCCGACAGCCGAAAGGATTTCGAACGGATCACCGACTCGCTGCCGACTCAGCGGGCGCGAATCCAACATGCCGTGGACCGCTATGCCGCGGCGGGTTTACGCGTGTCGAGAAGCGGCCGGAGTGAGGAAAAAGACATTCAAGCGGTCCGGGAAAGTCTGGACCAATATTTCTCGGCGGCCAGCAAGACGATTCAGCTGCTCACGATGCAGTGGAGCGCCAGTTCGCCGCAGGAGGCCGCGGACCTCCGCCGCAAGGCGGAGTTGCACGCGGCCGACAATGCCGGACCGAAGGTCATGCAAGTCAGCCTGGCCCTGGATCGTCTTTTGGAAACGGTGGCCGAAGTGGCGAAAGACATGCGGGACGAAGGGACCAAAACGATCCGCAGCACCAGTACCTGGCTGGTGGGCGGAAGCTTTTTCATCGCCCTGCTGAACCTGTTTCTGCGGCGCTCCCGGTCGGAATCCGACAGCCAAGATTCCCTGGCAGCTCAGGCCCGCCCCACCGACCGCAGCGACCCTCCCCTACCCCTCTCGGGCGAACCACCCAAGCACGCCCTTCGCGCGGAATAG